CTCCTATCGCCTGCTTCACCTCGTACTGATCTGTATTTTTCGGCACACATGACTAGGGGGCGTTCTCAATTGGTTTCCTCTGCCGGGGAAACCAATTGAGAATGCCCCCTAAGCCTTAATGCCGGTAAGTCAAGAAATTTGAGCGACGACAATCCTGTGGGAGCGTGGCTTGCCCGCGAAGAATGCGCCGCGGTTTTTCAGGTATCACGCGTCATCGTTCTTCGCGGGCAAGCCACGCTCCCACAGCATCTACGCTTAACTTAGGCCACTCTGGACTACGGGCTGATCACCCATTGAAGTACCTCAATTGCTGCCGCTGGTGACGTCGCCCGCTGCATCCTGGTCAAAGAATTCTGGTATCGGGTAGAGGAAACTATTCAGCCAACGCTGCATGGCCAGGTCACGTTCGGTAGCCGAAGCCGTTTGCAGTTTAGGCGAGGCAAACACCCCACGAATCTGCATCTGCAACCACTGTTCGGTGCCTTTTTGCGACGCCGAAGAGGGGCCTGGTTCAATAGCCCAGGCACTGGTGGACAGGCAAGCCATGCACACGATCAACAGCCTCTTGGTATTCATTTCGACTCCTCGTACGTTTTACTTTGTCGCACTGGGTGAGGCAGCGGCTACCTCAGTCCTGCGATTCCCCTCCGAAGCCGCCACTTTTTTTGCGGAGGCCTTGAGTTTTTCCGCGCGGCTTTGAGCCTCGGCGACTTGCTGGGGGCTCAAGCTGGCACGGTTCGCGAGTTCGGCAGCCGACTTCCAGTTATCCTGATAGATCAGCAGCGTCACCAAATTGAGTGCCGCCAATGAATTGGACTGTTTGAGCTCCATGGCGGTCATGAACTCGAAGCGTGCTTCAGGGATACGTCGTTGATTGAGGTAGACCACCCCCAGGTCATTGCGCATCCTGTCGTCGGTGGGGGCCATCTTCACCGCACGCTCAAGGTGAGTGGTCGCGGTGGCGTAATCATTTTTGGCCGCGGCCAACTGGCCCAGGCCATGTTCCCCGTCGGCGGCCAGACAGGTG
This genomic stretch from Pseudomonas wuhanensis harbors:
- a CDS encoding DUF3613 domain-containing protein; its protein translation is MNTKRLLIVCMACLSTSAWAIEPGPSSASQKGTEQWLQMQIRGVFASPKLQTASATERDLAMQRWLNSFLYPIPEFFDQDAAGDVTSGSN
- a CDS encoding tetratricopeptide repeat protein is translated as MKAVIAITATLLLAGCATNGLSRPAICAKPDSDQELALSLADNMANDGRLYASLANLEGLPDNLVQVRLRKARVLRLMGRNEAGPLYQSLLGTCLAADGEHGLGQLAAAKNDYATATTHLERAVKMAPTDDRMRNDLGVVYLNQRRIPEARFEFMTAMELKQSNSLAALNLVTLLIYQDNWKSAAELANRASLSPQQVAEAQSRAEKLKASAKKVAASEGNRRTEVAAASPSATK